From Streptomyces sp. GSL17-111, one genomic window encodes:
- the lexA gene encoding transcriptional repressor LexA encodes MTTTADSVTLTAQDTVEGGADRVHPVGETAEVPLGAAGAGGRGAPRGARALPGRPPGIRADSTGLTDRQRRVIEVIRDSVQRRGYPPSMREIGQAVGLSSTSSVAHQLMALERKGFLRRDPHRPRAYEVRGSDTPSTQTTDTTGKPAASYVPLLGRIAAGGPILAEESVEDVFPLPRQLVGDGELFVLKVVGDSMVEAAICDGDWVTVRRQPVAENGDIVAAMLDGEATVKRFKREDGHVWLLPHNSAYQPIAGDEATILGKVVAVMRRI; translated from the coding sequence GTGACGACCACCGCAGACAGCGTGACGCTCACTGCCCAGGACACCGTCGAGGGCGGTGCCGACCGGGTCCATCCGGTCGGTGAGACCGCCGAGGTGCCCCTCGGCGCCGCAGGGGCCGGCGGCCGGGGGGCGCCCAGGGGCGCCCGCGCGCTGCCGGGCAGGCCACCCGGTATCCGGGCGGACAGCACCGGTCTGACCGACCGGCAGCGTCGCGTCATCGAGGTGATCAGGGACTCGGTGCAGCGCCGTGGCTATCCGCCCTCCATGCGGGAGATCGGCCAGGCGGTCGGTCTCTCCAGCACGTCCTCCGTCGCCCACCAGCTCATGGCGCTGGAGCGCAAGGGATTCCTGCGGCGCGACCCGCACCGGCCGCGGGCCTACGAGGTGCGCGGCTCCGACACCCCGAGCACGCAGACGACGGACACCACCGGCAAGCCGGCCGCGTCCTACGTCCCGCTCCTCGGTCGCATCGCCGCCGGCGGGCCGATCCTCGCCGAGGAGTCCGTGGAGGACGTCTTCCCCCTGCCCCGGCAGCTCGTGGGAGACGGCGAGCTTTTCGTGCTCAAGGTCGTCGGGGACTCGATGGTCGAGGCCGCGATCTGTGACGGCGACTGGGTGACCGTGCGCCGTCAGCCCGTCGCGGAGAACGGCGACATCGTGGCCGCGATGCTGGACGGCGAGGCCACGGTGAAGCGCTTCAAGCGCGAGGACGGCCACGTCTGGCTCCTCCCGCACAACTCCGCCTACCAGCCGATCGCCGGGGACGAGGCGACGATCCTCGGGAAGGTCGTCGCGGTGATGCGGCGCATCTGA
- a CDS encoding DUF4192 domain-containing protein, translated as MTQSDRRFTPQPFSSDVASGLASEPEQRVTLRGPAELADALPYLLGYHPDDSIVVIAVHGEHGRFGGRIRLGIPSVPQEWPEAARQVAECLLAGSEAEGDRPTGAVLYLCQDARSGEEPSAVPVRLRPLAQELRAACVALDMPVFEALCLSGGRFWSFCCDDPRCCPPEGIELRPPGSSPMAAAATYAGIRVQGTLKELAARLAPLAPHRAPLQEQALDTAAADLLPRMLDVSAKEIVRARTLELAAHLLGRFSSSPPAAGRCPSEVDVSDDARISEAEAAALIVGLQDRITRDRAAEWMEGVDAQPALRLWRALGRRCVGAFTEYAAAPLTLAGWVSWSTGDETNARVALSAALEADPECVFARLLHSACNSGLDPEPLRGTLRGQRAAHGGRPEACRGAGAGPGPRPGPEA; from the coding sequence ATGACACAGAGTGATCGTCGCTTCACCCCCCAGCCCTTCTCCTCCGATGTCGCCTCGGGTCTCGCCTCCGAGCCCGAGCAGCGCGTGACGCTGCGTGGCCCTGCCGAACTCGCGGACGCGCTTCCGTACCTTCTCGGGTACCACCCGGACGATTCGATCGTCGTGATCGCCGTGCACGGGGAACACGGCAGGTTCGGCGGCCGTATCCGGCTCGGCATCCCCTCCGTCCCGCAGGAGTGGCCGGAGGCCGCTCGCCAGGTCGCCGAGTGCCTCCTCGCCGGCAGTGAGGCGGAGGGGGACCGGCCCACCGGTGCGGTCCTCTACCTCTGCCAGGACGCGCGGTCCGGCGAGGAGCCCTCCGCCGTGCCCGTCCGCCTCCGGCCCCTCGCCCAGGAGCTGCGCGCCGCCTGTGTGGCGCTGGACATGCCGGTGTTCGAGGCCCTGTGTCTCTCGGGCGGGCGGTTCTGGTCGTTCTGCTGCGACGACCCCCGCTGCTGCCCGCCGGAAGGCATCGAGCTGAGGCCGCCGGGATCCTCACCGATGGCGGCGGCAGCCACCTACGCGGGCATCCGGGTCCAGGGGACACTCAAGGAGCTGGCCGCCAGACTGGCTCCGCTCGCGCCTCACCGGGCCCCTCTCCAGGAGCAGGCGCTGGACACGGCGGCGGCTGACCTGCTGCCGCGGATGCTGGACGTCTCGGCCAAGGAGATCGTGCGGGCGCGGACGCTGGAGCTCGCCGCGCACCTTCTGGGGCGGTTCTCGTCCTCACCGCCCGCCGCAGGCCGCTGTCCCTCGGAGGTCGACGTCAGCGACGACGCCCGGATCTCGGAGGCCGAGGCGGCCGCACTCATCGTCGGGCTTCAGGACAGGATCACGCGGGACCGCGCCGCCGAGTGGATGGAGGGGGTCGACGCCCAGCCGGCACTGCGGCTGTGGCGGGCCCTCGGCCGCCGTTGCGTCGGTGCCTTCACGGAGTACGCGGCGGCACCGCTGACCCTGGCCGGCTGGGTCTCCTGGTCCACCGGGGACGAGACGAACGCGCGCGTCGCCCTGAGCGCCGCGCTTGAGGCCGATCCCGAGTGCGTCTTCGCCAGGCTGCTGCACTCCGCGTGCAACAGCGGACTCGACCCGGAGCCCCTGCGGGGCACCTTGCGAGGTCAGCGTGCGGCACACGGGGGCCGCCCCGAAGCCTGCCGGGGCGCTGGGGCCGGTCCGGGGCCGCGCCCGGGCCCGGAGGCGTGA
- the nrdR gene encoding transcriptional regulator NrdR — MHCPFCRHPDSRVVDSRTTDDGAAIRRRRQCPHCSRRFTTLENASLMVIKRSGVTEPFSRDKVIAGVRKACQGRPVGEDALAQLGQRVEEAVRATGSAELSTHDVGLAILGPLRELDVVAYLRFASVYRAFDSLEDFEAAIAELRHPVPQPAGPDPAPRAVDRAESPASASAGD; from the coding sequence ATGCATTGCCCCTTCTGTCGGCACCCTGACAGCCGCGTCGTCGACAGCAGGACGACGGACGACGGAGCCGCCATCCGGCGACGCCGCCAGTGCCCGCACTGCTCCCGTCGCTTCACGACGCTGGAGAACGCGTCACTCATGGTGATCAAGCGCAGTGGCGTCACCGAACCCTTCAGCCGGGACAAGGTGATCGCCGGAGTGCGTAAGGCGTGCCAGGGGAGACCGGTCGGTGAGGACGCCCTCGCCCAACTCGGCCAGCGCGTCGAGGAGGCGGTGCGGGCCACCGGCAGCGCGGAGCTCTCCACGCACGACGTGGGGCTCGCCATACTCGGCCCGCTGCGCGAACTCGACGTGGTCGCCTACCTCCGCTTCGCGTCCGTCTACCGGGCGTTCGACTCGCTGGAGGACTTCGAGGCCGCCATCGCGGAACTGCGGCACCCTGTGCCGCAACCCGCCGGGCCGGACCCGGCGCCGCGTGCCGTCGACCGGGCCGAGAGCCCGGCCTCGGCGAGCGCCGGCGACTGA
- a CDS encoding arylamine N-acetyltransferase family protein gives MWSSEKLDLNAYLARIGYTGDTPEPDLATLRELHRAHVQRLPFENLEIMLGRPVLLDLDSLQDKMITRRRGGYCHEQNSLFAAVLERIGYTFTGRAGRVVQGEPGKILPPTHMLLIVEVDGERWLADVGFGSEGPRLPIRLRAGEEVRHGEWSYSLGRDADGVWMLRALRPEGWVDLYSFTEDPAFPPDYFVYNYYVSTHAGSPFTRRPVVQVSGMKDRTALLGSRLAVIRPDGTTDEREVPESELGSVLDQVFGLALSEEELAVLGERNRTISG, from the coding sequence ATGTGGAGTTCCGAGAAGCTGGACCTGAACGCCTACCTGGCCCGTATCGGGTACACCGGTGACACCCCCGAACCCGACCTGGCCACCCTCCGGGAACTGCACCGGGCCCACGTGCAGCGGTTGCCGTTCGAGAACCTGGAGATCATGCTCGGCCGGCCGGTGCTGCTCGACCTGGATTCCCTCCAGGACAAGATGATCACCCGGCGTCGCGGCGGCTACTGCCACGAGCAGAACTCGCTGTTCGCCGCCGTGCTCGAGCGCATCGGGTACACCTTCACGGGGCGTGCCGGACGCGTCGTCCAGGGCGAGCCGGGCAAGATCCTTCCGCCCACCCACATGCTTCTGATCGTCGAGGTCGACGGCGAGCGGTGGCTGGCGGACGTCGGCTTCGGCAGTGAGGGCCCGCGCCTGCCGATCCGGCTGCGGGCGGGCGAGGAGGTGCGCCACGGGGAGTGGTCGTACTCCCTCGGCCGGGACGCGGACGGTGTCTGGATGCTGCGCGCCCTGCGCCCCGAGGGCTGGGTGGACCTCTACTCCTTCACCGAGGATCCCGCCTTCCCGCCGGACTACTTCGTCTACAACTACTACGTCTCCACCCACGCCGGCTCTCCGTTCACCCGCCGCCCGGTCGTGCAGGTGTCGGGCATGAAGGACCGGACGGCCCTCCTCGGCTCCCGGCTCGCCGTCATCCGCCCCGACGGCACGACCGACGAACGCGAGGTCCCCGAGAGCGAACTGGGCTCCGTCCTTGACCAGGTGTTCGGACTCGCCTTGAGCGAGGAGGAGTTGGCGGTGTTGGGGGAGCGCAATCGGACGATCAGCGGCTGA
- a CDS encoding RecQ family ATP-dependent DNA helicase — MTANDLRSAADGVLARLVGDDTGTARLREDQWKAVEALVADRRRVLVVQRTGWGKSAVYFVATALLRQRGSGPTVIVSPLLALMRNQIEAAARAGIRARTINSANVEEWDAVREAVRAEEVDVLLVSPERLNNPDFRDQVLPSLAQTTGLLVVDEAHCISDWGHDFRPDYRRLRSMLAALRPDVPVLATTATANARVTSDVAEQLGTGGQEVGTSNALVLRGPLDRESLSLSVLRLRDAAHRLAWLDGHLNQLPGSGIIYTLTVAAAEEVAAYLRQRGHTVASYTGRTENADREAAEGDLLANRVKALVATSALGMGFDKPDLGFVVHLGSPSSPIAYYQQVGRAGRGVEHAEVLLLPGPEDEAIWKYFASLAFPPEEQVRRTLDVLATADRPLSLPALEPLVELRRSRLEMMLKVLDVDGAVRRVRGGWTATGEPWRYDTERYAWVARQRAAEQQAMREYAGTGQCRLEFLRRQLDDPEAAPCGRCDNCAGARFGEDAPADALAAAQGQLDRPGTEIEPRRMWPTGLPAVGVDLRGRIPADQQASPGRALGRLTDIGWGSRLRPLLEPQAPDGPVPEDVVGAVVAVLADWAKGPGGWASGEPTAGPRPVGVVTVASRSRPQLVRSLGERIASVGRIPLLGAVEMAGEEAGRAASHTNSAQRVRALHTTVTVPPALARAVADAAGPVLLVDDYTDTGWTLAVVAGRLRQAGARGVLPLVLAVQG, encoded by the coding sequence ATGACAGCCAACGACCTGCGCAGCGCAGCTGATGGCGTCCTCGCCCGCCTGGTGGGAGACGACACGGGGACGGCACGCCTCCGGGAAGACCAGTGGAAGGCCGTCGAGGCGCTCGTCGCCGACCGCCGGCGCGTGCTCGTCGTCCAGCGCACCGGCTGGGGCAAGTCAGCCGTGTACTTCGTCGCGACCGCCCTGCTACGGCAGCGCGGCAGCGGCCCGACGGTGATCGTCTCGCCACTGCTGGCCCTCATGCGGAACCAGATCGAGGCGGCCGCCCGGGCCGGCATCCGGGCCCGCACCATCAACTCGGCCAACGTCGAGGAGTGGGACGCCGTGCGCGAGGCCGTGCGCGCCGAAGAGGTCGACGTCCTGCTCGTCAGCCCGGAGCGGCTGAACAATCCGGACTTCCGGGACCAGGTCCTGCCCAGCCTGGCGCAGACCACCGGGCTGCTCGTCGTCGACGAGGCGCACTGCATCTCCGACTGGGGACACGACTTCCGCCCCGATTACCGTCGGCTGCGGAGCATGCTGGCCGCGCTGCGCCCCGACGTGCCCGTGCTCGCCACGACGGCGACGGCCAACGCGCGGGTCACCTCCGACGTCGCCGAACAGCTCGGCACCGGCGGGCAGGAGGTCGGCACGTCCAACGCCCTGGTGCTGCGCGGCCCGCTGGACCGGGAGTCGCTCAGCCTGTCGGTGCTGCGGCTGCGCGACGCGGCACATCGGCTCGCCTGGCTGGACGGCCATCTCAACCAGCTCCCCGGCTCGGGGATCATCTACACGCTGACCGTCGCGGCGGCCGAGGAGGTCGCGGCCTACCTGCGGCAGCGCGGGCACACGGTGGCCTCCTACACCGGGCGGACGGAGAACGCCGACCGGGAGGCCGCGGAGGGCGACCTCCTGGCCAACCGGGTGAAGGCCCTCGTCGCCACGTCAGCCCTCGGCATGGGGTTCGACAAGCCGGATCTCGGCTTCGTCGTGCATCTCGGCTCCCCGTCCTCCCCCATCGCCTACTACCAACAGGTCGGCCGAGCCGGACGCGGCGTGGAGCACGCCGAGGTGCTCCTGCTGCCGGGCCCGGAGGACGAGGCCATCTGGAAGTACTTCGCCTCGCTGGCCTTTCCACCCGAGGAGCAGGTGCGGCGAACGCTCGACGTCCTGGCCACGGCCGACCGTCCCCTGTCCCTTCCGGCGTTGGAGCCCCTGGTCGAACTCCGCAGGTCCCGGCTGGAGATGATGCTCAAGGTCCTGGACGTGGACGGCGCGGTGCGCCGTGTCCGCGGGGGCTGGACCGCCACCGGTGAGCCTTGGCGGTACGACACCGAGCGGTACGCCTGGGTGGCGCGACAGCGTGCGGCGGAGCAGCAGGCGATGCGGGAGTACGCGGGCACCGGGCAGTGCCGGCTGGAGTTCCTGCGCCGGCAACTGGACGATCCCGAGGCGGCGCCGTGCGGCCGCTGCGACAACTGCGCCGGAGCGCGGTTCGGTGAGGACGCCCCTGCTGACGCGCTGGCAGCCGCACAGGGGCAGCTCGACCGTCCGGGCACGGAGATCGAGCCGCGCAGAATGTGGCCGACCGGGCTGCCAGCCGTCGGGGTGGACCTGCGCGGCCGCATTCCCGCCGACCAGCAGGCGTCTCCCGGCAGGGCGCTGGGCCGACTGACCGACATCGGCTGGGGCAGTCGCCTCCGGCCGCTCCTGGAGCCGCAGGCGCCCGACGGTCCGGTACCGGAAGACGTCGTGGGCGCCGTCGTCGCCGTACTGGCCGACTGGGCGAAGGGCCCGGGCGGATGGGCCTCGGGCGAGCCGACGGCAGGGCCCCGGCCTGTCGGCGTGGTGACCGTGGCTTCGCGGTCCAGGCCGCAGTTGGTGCGGTCGTTGGGAGAGCGGATCGCCTCGGTCGGCCGTATACCTCTGCTCGGCGCGGTGGAGATGGCCGGGGAGGAGGCGGGCCGGGCCGCCTCGCACACCAACAGCGCGCAGCGCGTACGGGCCCTCCACACCACCGTCACCGTGCCGCCCGCCCTCGCCCGGGCGGTGGCCGACGCGGCGGGCCCGGTGCTCCTGGTGGACGACTACACGGACACGGGATGGACCCTGGCCGTGGTGGCCGGCCGGCTGAGGCAGGCGGGGGCGAGGGGGGTGCTGCCTCTCGTCCTGGCGGTCCAGGGCTGA
- a CDS encoding vitamin B12-dependent ribonucleotide reductase produces the protein MTETTSGPARGSRAKAGKPEKAEKAGRPAGGLRVERIHTTPGVHPYDEVVWERRDVVMTNWRDGSVNFEQRGVEFPEFWSVNAANIVTSKYFRGAVGTPQRETSLKQLIDRVVKTYRAAGEEHGYFASPADAEIFEHELAYAVLHQVFSFNSPVWFNVGTQQPQQVSACFILSVDDSMESILDWYKEEGMIFKGGSGAGLNLSRIRSSKELLSSGGNASGPVSFMRGADASAGTIKSGGATRRAAKMVVLDVDHPDIEAFIETKVKEEEKIRALRDAGFDMDLGGDDITSVQYQNANNSVRVNDAFMKAVESGSTFGLRARMTGEVLEEVDARALFRKMAEAAHVCADPGIQYDDTINHWHTSPESGRISASNPCSEYMHLDNSSCNLASLNLMKFLRDDAEGNQAFDAERFAKVVELVITAMDISICFADFPTAKIGETTRAFRQLGIGYANLGALLMATGHAYDSDGGRALAGAITSLMTGTSYRRSAELAGTVGPYEGYARNSSAHNRVMKQHAEANDSARRMDDLDTPVWAAATEAWQDVLRLGKKNGFRNAQASVLAPTGTIGLMMDCDTTGVEPDLALVKFKKLVGGGSMQIVNNTVPKALKRLGYQDEQVEAIVAHIADHGNVVDAPGLKPEHYEVFDCAMGERAISPMGHVRMMAAAQPFLSGAISKTVNMPSSSTVEDVEEIYLQGWKLGTKALAVYVENSKVGQPLSAKKKDDAKAVPTEEKPVEKVVEYRPVRRRLPKGRPGITTSFTVGGAEGYMTANSYPDDGLGEVFLKMSKQGSTLAGMMDAFSIAVSVGLQYGVPLETYVSKFTNMRFEPAGMTDDPDVRMAQSIVDYIFRRLALDFLPFETRSALGIHSAAERERHLETGSYEPDDDLDVESLAQSAPRRAEQPPAAQSPEAEAPAPAAAHNSTELAEMQFGLNADAPLCFSCGTKMRRAGSCYLCEGCGSTSGCS, from the coding sequence ATGACAGAGACGACGAGCGGCCCGGCACGAGGCTCTCGAGCCAAGGCCGGCAAGCCGGAGAAGGCTGAGAAGGCCGGTCGTCCGGCCGGGGGCCTGCGGGTCGAGCGCATCCACACCACCCCCGGGGTGCACCCTTACGACGAGGTGGTCTGGGAGCGCCGTGACGTCGTCATGACGAACTGGCGGGACGGCTCGGTCAACTTCGAGCAGCGGGGTGTCGAGTTCCCCGAGTTCTGGTCGGTCAACGCCGCCAACATCGTCACCAGCAAGTACTTCCGCGGGGCCGTCGGTACCCCGCAGCGCGAGACCAGCCTCAAGCAGCTGATCGACCGGGTGGTGAAGACCTACCGCGCCGCAGGCGAGGAGCACGGCTACTTCGCCTCGCCCGCCGACGCCGAGATCTTCGAGCACGAGCTGGCCTACGCGGTGCTGCACCAGGTCTTCTCCTTCAACTCCCCGGTGTGGTTCAACGTCGGCACCCAGCAGCCCCAGCAGGTCTCCGCCTGCTTCATCCTCTCCGTCGACGACTCCATGGAGTCGATCCTCGACTGGTACAAGGAAGAGGGGATGATCTTCAAGGGAGGCTCCGGCGCCGGTCTGAACCTCTCCCGCATCCGTTCCTCCAAGGAGCTCCTCTCCTCCGGCGGCAACGCCTCAGGACCGGTCTCCTTCATGCGCGGTGCCGACGCCTCCGCCGGCACCATCAAGTCCGGTGGCGCGACGCGCCGGGCCGCCAAGATGGTCGTCCTCGACGTGGACCACCCGGACATCGAGGCCTTCATCGAGACGAAGGTGAAGGAGGAGGAGAAGATCCGCGCCCTGCGCGACGCGGGCTTCGACATGGACCTGGGCGGGGACGACATCACCTCCGTCCAGTACCAGAACGCCAACAACTCCGTCCGGGTCAACGACGCTTTCATGAAGGCCGTCGAGTCCGGGTCGACGTTCGGGCTGCGGGCCCGCATGACCGGCGAGGTCCTGGAGGAGGTCGACGCTCGCGCCCTGTTCCGCAAGATGGCCGAGGCCGCCCACGTCTGCGCCGACCCGGGCATCCAGTACGACGACACGATCAACCACTGGCACACCTCCCCGGAGTCGGGCCGTATCAGCGCCTCGAACCCGTGCAGCGAGTACATGCACCTGGACAACTCCTCGTGCAACCTCGCCTCGCTCAACCTCATGAAGTTCCTGCGGGACGACGCCGAGGGCAACCAGGCCTTCGACGCCGAGCGCTTCGCCAAGGTCGTCGAGCTCGTCATCACGGCGATGGACATCTCCATCTGCTTCGCCGACTTCCCCACCGCCAAGATCGGGGAGACCACCCGGGCCTTCCGCCAGCTCGGCATCGGGTACGCCAACCTCGGCGCCCTCCTGATGGCGACCGGCCACGCCTACGACTCCGACGGCGGCCGAGCCCTCGCCGGAGCGATCACCTCCCTGATGACGGGCACCTCCTACCGGCGCTCCGCCGAGCTCGCCGGGACCGTCGGCCCGTACGAGGGCTACGCCCGCAACTCCAGCGCGCACAACCGCGTCATGAAGCAGCACGCCGAGGCCAACGACTCCGCGCGGCGCATGGACGACCTGGACACGCCGGTCTGGGCCGCCGCCACCGAGGCGTGGCAGGACGTGCTCCGCCTGGGCAAGAAGAACGGCTTCCGCAACGCCCAGGCCAGTGTGCTCGCTCCCACGGGCACCATCGGGCTGATGATGGACTGCGACACCACGGGCGTCGAGCCGGACCTCGCCCTGGTGAAGTTCAAGAAGCTCGTCGGTGGCGGCTCCATGCAGATCGTCAACAACACGGTGCCCAAGGCCCTCAAGCGCCTGGGCTACCAGGACGAGCAGGTCGAGGCGATCGTGGCCCACATCGCCGACCACGGCAACGTCGTCGACGCGCCCGGCCTCAAGCCGGAGCACTACGAGGTCTTCGACTGCGCCATGGGGGAGCGGGCCATCTCCCCGATGGGCCACGTGCGGATGATGGCCGCCGCGCAGCCCTTCCTCTCCGGCGCCATCAGCAAGACCGTCAACATGCCGAGCTCCAGCACGGTCGAGGACGTCGAGGAGATCTACCTCCAGGGCTGGAAGCTGGGCACCAAGGCACTCGCCGTCTACGTGGAGAACAGCAAGGTCGGCCAGCCGCTGTCGGCCAAGAAGAAGGACGACGCGAAGGCCGTCCCCACCGAGGAGAAGCCGGTGGAGAAGGTCGTCGAGTACCGGCCGGTGCGCCGTCGCCTGCCCAAGGGCCGTCCGGGCATCACCACGTCCTTCACCGTGGGCGGCGCCGAGGGGTACATGACGGCGAACTCCTACCCCGACGACGGCCTGGGCGAGGTCTTCCTGAAGATGTCCAAGCAGGGCTCGACCCTCGCGGGCATGATGGACGCCTTCTCGATCGCCGTCTCCGTCGGCCTCCAGTACGGCGTCCCGCTGGAGACCTATGTCTCGAAGTTCACCAACATGCGCTTCGAGCCGGCCGGCATGACCGACGACCCGGACGTGCGGATGGCGCAGTCGATCGTCGACTACATCTTCCGCCGCCTGGCGTTGGACTTCCTGCCCTTCGAGACGCGCTCTGCGCTCGGCATCCACTCGGCGGCCGAACGGGAGCGCCACCTGGAGACGGGCTCCTACGAGCCCGACGACGACCTCGACGTCGAGTCGCTGGCCCAGTCGGCTCCCCGGCGCGCCGAGCAGCCTCCTGCGGCGCAGTCGCCGGAGGCCGAGGCTCCGGCCCCGGCAGCGGCGCACAACTCCACCGAGCTCGCGGAGATGCAGTTCGGCCTCAACGCCGACGCACCCCTGTGCTTCTCGTGCGGCACGAAGATGCGCCGTGCCGGCAGCTGCTACCTCTGCGAGGGATGCGGCTCCACGAGCGGCTGCAGCTGA
- a CDS encoding histidine phosphatase family protein, translated as MARPRRIVLLRHGESEGNADDSVYSRVPDHALRLTPEGRRQAARAGAELRALFGDERVSAYVSPYRRTHETFRELRLDPTLVRVREEPRLREQDWGNWQDRDDVRGQKAARNAYGHFFYRFSQGESGADVYDRVDAFLESLWRSFQAADHPPNVLLVTHGLTMRLFCMRWMHWTVAEFESLSNPDNGETRALVLGPEGRYHLDRPFERWCTPEPYEVL; from the coding sequence ATGGCACGACCTCGTCGCATCGTCCTCCTCCGGCACGGCGAGTCCGAGGGAAACGCCGACGACTCCGTGTACTCCCGGGTACCCGATCACGCCCTCCGGCTGACGCCCGAAGGGCGCCGTCAGGCCGCCCGGGCCGGAGCCGAGCTGCGCGCCCTGTTCGGCGACGAACGGGTGTCGGCGTATGTGTCCCCCTACCGCCGCACCCACGAGACGTTCCGTGAACTGCGACTCGACCCCACGCTCGTGCGGGTACGGGAAGAGCCGCGCCTGCGTGAACAGGACTGGGGCAACTGGCAGGATCGGGACGACGTGCGCGGCCAGAAGGCCGCACGGAACGCCTACGGCCACTTCTTCTACCGCTTCTCCCAGGGCGAGTCCGGCGCCGACGTCTACGACCGCGTCGACGCCTTCCTGGAGAGCCTGTGGCGGAGTTTCCAGGCCGCCGACCACCCCCCGAACGTCCTGCTCGTCACCCACGGGCTGACCATGCGGCTGTTCTGCATGCGCTGGATGCACTGGACCGTCGCCGAGTTCGAGTCCTTGTCGAACCCGGACAACGGCGAGACACGGGCCCTCGTCCTCGGTCCGGAAGGCCGCTACCACCTGGACCGGCCCTTCGAGAGGTGGTGCACCCCGGAGCCCTACGAGGTGCTCTGA
- a CDS encoding DUF4937 domain-containing protein, which yields MLVKWVRCTVVDRRGFERGQRKWAGLLGEPGFRGQGGGWSRSSSGVAHLFGFWESRAFYDSFMARSHDRLHAAQVGTYRDMRALLFEYRFDVKTGFRPEFTDADLLRVAHCRVRSERVDHYVLMQEKVWNPAMAGSPGMLRGVFAEAPGLAEFLVLSMWDSAAEHGKYRVERVERLSLRAQTGADIAAIDGDVIDLQPSWTV from the coding sequence GTGCTGGTCAAGTGGGTGCGGTGCACCGTGGTCGATCGCCGCGGATTCGAGCGCGGACAGCGGAAGTGGGCGGGCCTCCTCGGCGAGCCCGGTTTCCGTGGGCAGGGAGGTGGCTGGAGCCGCTCCAGCAGCGGTGTCGCACACCTCTTCGGCTTCTGGGAGAGCCGCGCCTTCTACGACTCCTTCATGGCGCGCTCGCACGACCGGCTGCACGCGGCGCAGGTCGGCACCTACCGGGACATGCGCGCCCTCCTCTTCGAATACCGGTTCGACGTGAAGACCGGCTTCCGTCCGGAGTTCACCGACGCCGACCTGCTGCGCGTCGCTCACTGCCGGGTGCGCAGTGAGCGGGTCGACCACTACGTGCTCATGCAGGAGAAGGTCTGGAACCCCGCCATGGCCGGGTCGCCGGGCATGTTGCGCGGCGTGTTCGCGGAGGCTCCGGGCCTGGCAGAGTTCCTCGTCCTCTCCATGTGGGACTCGGCCGCCGAACACGGCAAGTACCGGGTCGAACGCGTCGAGCGGCTGTCGCTGCGGGCCCAGACCGGTGCTGACATCGCCGCCATCGACGGGGACGTCATCGATCTCCAGCCGTCGTGGACGGTCTGA
- a CDS encoding ribonuclease HII — protein MPYDPPTHRVERSLRATTSARLVAGVDEVGRGAWAGPVTVCAAVTGLRRPPEGLTDSKLLTRGRRTELAEVLRGWVTAHGFGHAWPEEIDLLGMTAALRLAAERALQALPQRPDAVILDGSHDYLGAPWHVRTVVKGDRSCVSVAAASVLAKVQRDTLMAELGSAHAAFDFQGNAGYPAPAHRAALADLGPTPHHRLTWAYLDALPRWKHLRKPHPLAAVPGPAVAEAEGEQAQLF, from the coding sequence GTGCCGTACGACCCACCCACACACCGCGTCGAACGTTCGCTGCGGGCGACGACCTCCGCCCGGCTCGTCGCCGGGGTGGACGAGGTGGGACGCGGCGCGTGGGCCGGGCCGGTCACCGTGTGCGCCGCCGTCACCGGCCTGCGCCGTCCCCCGGAGGGCCTGACGGACTCCAAGTTGCTCACCCGAGGTCGGCGCACCGAACTGGCCGAGGTGCTGCGCGGCTGGGTCACGGCACACGGCTTCGGCCACGCCTGGCCCGAGGAGATCGACCTCCTCGGCATGACGGCGGCACTGCGACTGGCCGCCGAGCGCGCGTTGCAGGCGCTGCCGCAGCGACCCGACGCCGTGATCCTGGACGGGTCCCACGACTATCTCGGAGCACCCTGGCACGTCCGGACCGTGGTCAAGGGTGACCGGTCCTGCGTCTCGGTGGCCGCCGCGTCCGTCCTCGCGAAGGTCCAGCGCGACACCCTGATGGCCGAACTGGGCTCCGCCCACGCCGCGTTCGACTTCCAGGGCAACGCCGGGTACCCCGCCCCCGCCCACCGGGCGGCGCTCGCGGACCTCGGGCCCACCCCGCACCACCGGCTCACCTGGGCGTACCTGGACGCCCTGCCGCGCTGGAAGCACCTGAGAAAACCTCATCCCTTGGCGGCTGTTCCGGGCCCGGCCGTCGCGGAGGCCGAGGGGGAACAGGCCCAACTGTTCTGA